A portion of the Pomacea canaliculata isolate SZHN2017 linkage group LG13, ASM307304v1, whole genome shotgun sequence genome contains these proteins:
- the LOC112553910 gene encoding extensin-like isoform X1 gives MATFGYVPSQFQQQEKSSLEAAAEAAAKVNAMLIAKGKLRPNQVNNSQQNHKKASSNNMVAAEVEINDAPLALRNMLTRGPTQEEITKFSGAAVSTRGRYMTPVEKGKNTGERPLYLYVQGPTQDSVNVAVQRINEILTGGKNGNGTGGGLVRTPGPGPPHPPGPPPGPGLLPVPGIPMPPVHQPPPMLAAPIQPPELQQITVVEEKLYIGLEHAPPSFDVKNKILGPGGSYLMHIQAETGAKVMLRGRASGVPELSTGRESYEPMHIHIQHPSMLGLQQAKQLAENLIQTVQQTYATFQQALAALPSPAVVPGPTAFITGIPQPTSISEAALMGPPPGMAGLTGLPDSQLVQSASGLQPTQTVIVPSSSISSVIMPAGTIASLSAINPALGNHGGQPGAPGVMLPTTLSLTSVPIVSTMPITTQTHILQAPHGALDIGQQQLIMNQVPAPQSLAQMSLAPQMSAPTSLPVSMASLVSMPSQLPPAASYPGLQATMHLMSQAAPSSVPPGLGPPSPMAGPPPGPAPPFQTIYSAEQVGSGPPYNPMSTSLLISTSPSSVIYSVAASSSLVTNTPTKDVEPMRRRFTEEKDDKIPENLLGYQHGPPHLVNLVCPSPPPQGQPGMPPGQPGLPPGAPTLSQGQSGLPPHQSGLPPGHPGHLTLLQAPGTLPPGQPPMQPGLQPGHLGLQPGLGHVHHGIPTSFAVQSLHAIPGHPGPPPPGAPPVSQTYLLPPSSISDDGRFTMSAINTAAGLMPPPPPPVAVPPPNGEVVPGGREHSKHLMPPPSSRPEKHRSSPSGLFYGGGKRNASNGDRGSEQDRKRRKAETGSDEEEGRSQSPSVHRDSPKPEAPGQVYQASSPAYSPTREQSPGPPQLPSPLPQHPHYQQFDPSQGLPPHMVHTLPAVSHGPPPFDQQVPPPPPHQHFMEPGAQPPPPPLQYQEIAHQFPPPGPHGPLVGHNQAELMVASVSQAPPSHSPYPPFSQTYSPSAPPSQYIVSHPAATPLGYTTPQFMPQHPGQAPRLHPHQGPPPPPPPVSSPHYHPVHAPPQAYWHT, from the exons ATGGCCACCTTTGG CTACGTGCCAAGCCAATTTCAGCAGCAAGAAAAGAGCAGTCTTGAAGCAGCTGCTGAAGCAGCAGCCAAAGTTAATGCTATGCTAATTGCCAAAGGGAAGCTCAGACCCAACCAAGTGAATAATAGTCAGCAGAACCATAAAAAG GCCAGCTCAAACAACATGGTGGCAGCAGAAGTGGAGATAAATGATGCACCACTGGCTTTGCGAAACATGCTGACTCGTGGTCCCACTCAAGAAGAG ATTACAAAGTTCAGTGGAGCAGCTGTTTCAACCAGAGGTCGTTACATGACTCCAGTGGAGAAAGGGAAAAACACGGG tgaAAGGCCACTTTATTTATATGTTCAAGGTCCAACACAAGACTCAGTTAATG TTGCTGTGCagagaataaatgaaatattgacTGGTGGCAAGAATGGCAATGGTACAGGTGGTGGGTTGGTGCGTACACCGGGCCCTGGCCCACCTCATCCTCCAGGTCCACCACCAGGACCAGGGCTTCTGCCAGTCCCTGGCATTCCCATGCCACCTGTACATCAACCTCCTCCCATGCTTGCAGCACCCATCCAACCACCAGAACTGCAGCAG ATAACAGTGGTAGAGGAAAAGCTATATATTGGGCTTGAACATGCTCCACCCAGCTTCgatgtgaaaaacaaaatccttgGGCCTGGT GGAAGCTACCTAATGCACATACAAGCAGAGACAGGTGCCAAGGTGATGTTGCGAGGGAGGGCTTCAGGTGTCCCAGAGCTCAGCACGGGAAGAGAGTCCTATGAGCCAATGCATATCCATATTCA ACATCCCAGTATGCTGGGTCTACAGCAGGCCAAACAGCTTGCTGAAAACTTGATTCAGACT GTCCAACAAACGTACGCCACTTTTCAGCAGGCTTTGGCCGCGCTTCCGTCTCCAGCTGTTGTCCCTGGGCCCACTGCCTTTATTACTGGCATTCCTCAGCCCA CATCCATATCGGAGGCCGCACTGATGGGTCCTCCTCCAGGAATGGCAGGCCTAACTGGCTTGCCAGATTCCCAGCTTGTACAGTCTGCTTCAG GCTTACAGCCAACACAGACTGTTATTGTGCCAAGTTCTTCCATTTCGTCTGTCATCATGCCTGCCGGCACTATTGCATCCTTATCAGCAATAAATCCAG CTCTAGGTAACCATGGAGGTCAGCCAGGTGCACCTGGTGTGATGCTGCCAACCACACTGAGTCTCACCTCTGTTCCCATAGTCAGCACTATGCCcataacaacacagacacacatcctTCAAGCTCCTCATGGAG CACTTGATATAGGGCAACAACAGCTGATCATGAACCAGGTGCCAGCACCTCAGTCACTGGCCCAGATGAGCCTTGCTCCTCAGATGTCAGCCCCCACATCTCTTCCCGTGTCTATGGCTTCTCTTGTGTCAATGCCCAGCCAGCTTCCTCCTGCTGCCTCTTATCCAGGTCTCCAGGCAACCATGCATCTGATGTCCCAAGCAGCACCTTCATCTGTCCCACCTGGTCTTGGTCCCCCTTCACCTATGGCAGGACCACCACCTGGACCGGCACCACCATTCCAGACAATCTATAGTGCT GAACAGGTGGGCAGTGGGCCACCATACAACCCCATGTCAACATCACTGCTTATCTCCACATCCCCATCATCTGTCATCTACTCGGTAGCTGCCAGTTCCTCTTTGGTCACAAACACACCAACCAAAGATGTTGAGCCAATGAGACGTCGCTTTACTGAAGAGAAAGATGATAAGATTCCAGAAAACTTGCTTGGTTACCAG CATGGGCCTCCTCACCTTGTTAACCTGGTGTGCCCAAGTCCTCCACCACAAGGTCAGCCAGGAATGCCCCCTGGTCAACCTGGATTGCCCCCAGGGGCTCCCACATTATCTCAGGGACAATCAGGACTTCCCCCTCACCAGTCAGGTTTGCCTCCTGGGCATCCAGGCCATTTGACCCTGTTGCAAGCCCCAGGCACTCTACCTCCAGGACAACCTCCCATGCAGCCAGGGCTCCAGCCTGGCCACCTGGGGCTCCAGCCTGGTCTGGGCCATGTGCACCATGGCATTCCTACCTCATTTGCTGTGCAGTCTCTTCATGCTATTCCTGGTCATCCTGGCCCCCCACCACCTGGAGCTCCTCCTGTATCACAGACATATTTATTGCCTCCTTCTTCCATATCAGATGATGGTCG GTTTACCATGTCCGCAATCAACACTGCTGCTGGGTTGATGCCACCGCCACCTCCGCCTGTTGCAGTGCCACCACCTAACGGAGAAGTTGTACCAGGTGGGAGGGAGCACAGCAAGCATCTCATGCCACCACCCTCCTCACGACCTGAAAAGCACAGATCTTCACCTAGCGGTTTGTTTTATG GTGGAGGTAAGCGAAATGCATCCAACGGAGACCGTGGCTCAGAACAGGATAGAAAACGAAGGAAAG CAGAGACTGGATCAGATGAAGAAGAGGGTAGAAGCCAGTCACCATCAGTCCATCGTGACTCTCCAAAGCCAGAGGCTCCAGGCCAGGTTTACCAAGCATCTTCTCCAGCATATAGCCCAACACGGGAACAGTCTCCTGGTCCCCCGCAACTGCCCTCCCCACTACCACAGCATCCCCACTACCAGCAGTTTGACCCTAGCCAAGGCTTGCCTCCACACATGGTGCACACTCTTCCTGCAGTCAGCCATGGGCCTCCCCCATTTGATCAGCAGGTGCCGCCGCCTCCTCCTCATCAGCACTTTATGGAACCTGGGGCACAACCCCCACCACCTCCATTGCAATATCAAGAAATTGCTCACCAATTCCCTCCCCCTGGGCCACATGGACCTTTGGTTGGACACAATCAGGCTGAGCTGATGGTGGCTTCTGTCAGCCAAGCCCCACCCAGTCATAGTCCCTACCCACCTTTCTCCCAGACCTACAGCCCGTCTGCACCTCCCAGTCAGTACATCGTAAGTCATCCGGCTGCTACGCCCTTGGGATACACCACCCCACAGTTCATGCCTCAGCACCCGGGACAGGCTCCGCGTTTGCATCCACACCAGGGcccccctccacctccaccacctgtGTCATCACCACACTATCACCCTGTGCATGCTCCACCTCAGGCCTACTGGCATACTTGA
- the LOC112553910 gene encoding extensin-like isoform X2 → MATFGYVPSQFQQQEKSSLEAAAEAAAKVNAMLIAKGKLRPNQVNNSQQNHKKASSNNMVAAEVEINDAPLALRNMLTRGPTQEEITKFSGAAVSTRGRYMTPVEKGKNTGERPLYLYVQGPTQDSVNVAVQRINEILTGGKNGNGTGGGLVRTPGPGPPHPPGPPPGPGLLPVPGIPMPPVHQPPPMLAAPIQPPELQQITVVEEKLYIGLEHAPPSFDVKNKILGPGGSYLMHIQAETGAKVMLRGRASGVPELSTGRESYEPMHIHIQHPSMLGLQQAKQLAENLIQTVQQTYATFQQALAALPSPAVVPGPTAFITGIPQPTSISEAALMGPPPGMAGLTGLPDSQLVQSASGLQPTQTVIVPSSSISSVIMPAGTIASLSAINPALGNHGGQPGAPGVMLPTTLSLTSVPIVSTMPITTQTHILQAPHGALDIGQQQLIMNQVPAPQSLAQMSLAPQMSAPTSLPVSMASLVSMPSQLPPAASYPGLQATMHLMSQAAPSSVPPGLGPPSPMAGPPPGPAPPFQTIYSAEQVGSGPPYNPMSTSLLISTSPSSVIYSVAASSSLVTNTPTKDVEPMRRRFTEEKDDKIPENLLGYQHGPPHLVNLVCPSPPPQGQPGMPPGQPGLPPGAPTLSQGQSGLPPHQSGLPPGHPGHLTLLQAPGTLPPGQPPMQPGLQPGHLGLQPGLGHVHHGIPTSFAVQSLHAIPGHPGPPPPGAPPVSQTYLLPPSSISDDGRFTMSAINTAAGLMPPPPPPVAVPPPNGEVVPGGREHSKHLMPPPSSRPEKHRSSPSGLFYGGGKRNASNGDRGSEQDRKRRKETGSDEEEGRSQSPSVHRDSPKPEAPGQVYQASSPAYSPTREQSPGPPQLPSPLPQHPHYQQFDPSQGLPPHMVHTLPAVSHGPPPFDQQVPPPPPHQHFMEPGAQPPPPPLQYQEIAHQFPPPGPHGPLVGHNQAELMVASVSQAPPSHSPYPPFSQTYSPSAPPSQYIVSHPAATPLGYTTPQFMPQHPGQAPRLHPHQGPPPPPPPVSSPHYHPVHAPPQAYWHT, encoded by the exons ATGGCCACCTTTGG CTACGTGCCAAGCCAATTTCAGCAGCAAGAAAAGAGCAGTCTTGAAGCAGCTGCTGAAGCAGCAGCCAAAGTTAATGCTATGCTAATTGCCAAAGGGAAGCTCAGACCCAACCAAGTGAATAATAGTCAGCAGAACCATAAAAAG GCCAGCTCAAACAACATGGTGGCAGCAGAAGTGGAGATAAATGATGCACCACTGGCTTTGCGAAACATGCTGACTCGTGGTCCCACTCAAGAAGAG ATTACAAAGTTCAGTGGAGCAGCTGTTTCAACCAGAGGTCGTTACATGACTCCAGTGGAGAAAGGGAAAAACACGGG tgaAAGGCCACTTTATTTATATGTTCAAGGTCCAACACAAGACTCAGTTAATG TTGCTGTGCagagaataaatgaaatattgacTGGTGGCAAGAATGGCAATGGTACAGGTGGTGGGTTGGTGCGTACACCGGGCCCTGGCCCACCTCATCCTCCAGGTCCACCACCAGGACCAGGGCTTCTGCCAGTCCCTGGCATTCCCATGCCACCTGTACATCAACCTCCTCCCATGCTTGCAGCACCCATCCAACCACCAGAACTGCAGCAG ATAACAGTGGTAGAGGAAAAGCTATATATTGGGCTTGAACATGCTCCACCCAGCTTCgatgtgaaaaacaaaatccttgGGCCTGGT GGAAGCTACCTAATGCACATACAAGCAGAGACAGGTGCCAAGGTGATGTTGCGAGGGAGGGCTTCAGGTGTCCCAGAGCTCAGCACGGGAAGAGAGTCCTATGAGCCAATGCATATCCATATTCA ACATCCCAGTATGCTGGGTCTACAGCAGGCCAAACAGCTTGCTGAAAACTTGATTCAGACT GTCCAACAAACGTACGCCACTTTTCAGCAGGCTTTGGCCGCGCTTCCGTCTCCAGCTGTTGTCCCTGGGCCCACTGCCTTTATTACTGGCATTCCTCAGCCCA CATCCATATCGGAGGCCGCACTGATGGGTCCTCCTCCAGGAATGGCAGGCCTAACTGGCTTGCCAGATTCCCAGCTTGTACAGTCTGCTTCAG GCTTACAGCCAACACAGACTGTTATTGTGCCAAGTTCTTCCATTTCGTCTGTCATCATGCCTGCCGGCACTATTGCATCCTTATCAGCAATAAATCCAG CTCTAGGTAACCATGGAGGTCAGCCAGGTGCACCTGGTGTGATGCTGCCAACCACACTGAGTCTCACCTCTGTTCCCATAGTCAGCACTATGCCcataacaacacagacacacatcctTCAAGCTCCTCATGGAG CACTTGATATAGGGCAACAACAGCTGATCATGAACCAGGTGCCAGCACCTCAGTCACTGGCCCAGATGAGCCTTGCTCCTCAGATGTCAGCCCCCACATCTCTTCCCGTGTCTATGGCTTCTCTTGTGTCAATGCCCAGCCAGCTTCCTCCTGCTGCCTCTTATCCAGGTCTCCAGGCAACCATGCATCTGATGTCCCAAGCAGCACCTTCATCTGTCCCACCTGGTCTTGGTCCCCCTTCACCTATGGCAGGACCACCACCTGGACCGGCACCACCATTCCAGACAATCTATAGTGCT GAACAGGTGGGCAGTGGGCCACCATACAACCCCATGTCAACATCACTGCTTATCTCCACATCCCCATCATCTGTCATCTACTCGGTAGCTGCCAGTTCCTCTTTGGTCACAAACACACCAACCAAAGATGTTGAGCCAATGAGACGTCGCTTTACTGAAGAGAAAGATGATAAGATTCCAGAAAACTTGCTTGGTTACCAG CATGGGCCTCCTCACCTTGTTAACCTGGTGTGCCCAAGTCCTCCACCACAAGGTCAGCCAGGAATGCCCCCTGGTCAACCTGGATTGCCCCCAGGGGCTCCCACATTATCTCAGGGACAATCAGGACTTCCCCCTCACCAGTCAGGTTTGCCTCCTGGGCATCCAGGCCATTTGACCCTGTTGCAAGCCCCAGGCACTCTACCTCCAGGACAACCTCCCATGCAGCCAGGGCTCCAGCCTGGCCACCTGGGGCTCCAGCCTGGTCTGGGCCATGTGCACCATGGCATTCCTACCTCATTTGCTGTGCAGTCTCTTCATGCTATTCCTGGTCATCCTGGCCCCCCACCACCTGGAGCTCCTCCTGTATCACAGACATATTTATTGCCTCCTTCTTCCATATCAGATGATGGTCG GTTTACCATGTCCGCAATCAACACTGCTGCTGGGTTGATGCCACCGCCACCTCCGCCTGTTGCAGTGCCACCACCTAACGGAGAAGTTGTACCAGGTGGGAGGGAGCACAGCAAGCATCTCATGCCACCACCCTCCTCACGACCTGAAAAGCACAGATCTTCACCTAGCGGTTTGTTTTATG GTGGAGGTAAGCGAAATGCATCCAACGGAGACCGTGGCTCAGAACAGGATAGAAAACGAAGGAAAG AGACTGGATCAGATGAAGAAGAGGGTAGAAGCCAGTCACCATCAGTCCATCGTGACTCTCCAAAGCCAGAGGCTCCAGGCCAGGTTTACCAAGCATCTTCTCCAGCATATAGCCCAACACGGGAACAGTCTCCTGGTCCCCCGCAACTGCCCTCCCCACTACCACAGCATCCCCACTACCAGCAGTTTGACCCTAGCCAAGGCTTGCCTCCACACATGGTGCACACTCTTCCTGCAGTCAGCCATGGGCCTCCCCCATTTGATCAGCAGGTGCCGCCGCCTCCTCCTCATCAGCACTTTATGGAACCTGGGGCACAACCCCCACCACCTCCATTGCAATATCAAGAAATTGCTCACCAATTCCCTCCCCCTGGGCCACATGGACCTTTGGTTGGACACAATCAGGCTGAGCTGATGGTGGCTTCTGTCAGCCAAGCCCCACCCAGTCATAGTCCCTACCCACCTTTCTCCCAGACCTACAGCCCGTCTGCACCTCCCAGTCAGTACATCGTAAGTCATCCGGCTGCTACGCCCTTGGGATACACCACCCCACAGTTCATGCCTCAGCACCCGGGACAGGCTCCGCGTTTGCATCCACACCAGGGcccccctccacctccaccacctgtGTCATCACCACACTATCACCCTGTGCATGCTCCACCTCAGGCCTACTGGCATACTTGA
- the LOC112553910 gene encoding extensin-like isoform X3, giving the protein MATFGYVPSQFQQQEKSSLEAAAEAAAKVNAMLIAKGKLRPNQVNNSQQNHKKASSNNMVAAEVEINDAPLALRNMLTRGPTQEEITKFSGAAVSTRGRYMTPVEKGKNTGERPLYLYVQGPTQDSVNVAVQRINEILTGGKNGNGTGGGLVRTPGPGPPHPPGPPPGPGLLPVPGIPMPPVHQPPPMLAAPIQPPELQQITVVEEKLYIGLEHAPPSFDVKNKILGPGGSYLMHIQAETGAKVMLRGRASGVPELSTGRESYEPMHIHIQHPSMLGLQQAKQLAENLIQTVQQTYATFQQALAALPSPAVVPGPTAFITGIPQPTSISEAALMGPPPGMAGLTGLPDSQLVQSASGLQPTQTVIVPSSSISSVIMPAGTIASLSAINPALGNHGGQPGAPGVMLPTTLSLTSVPIVSTMPITTQTHILQAPHGALDIGQQQLIMNQVPAPQSLAQMSLAPQMSAPTSLPVSMASLVSMPSQLPPAASYPGLQATMHLMSQAAPSSVPPGLGPPSPMAGPPPGPAPPFQTIYSAEQVGSGPPYNPMSTSLLISTSPSSVIYSVAASSSLVTNTPTKDVEPMRRRFTEEKDDKIPENLLGYQHGPPHLVNLVCPSPPPQGQPGMPPGQPGLPPGAPTLSQGQSGLPPHQSGLPPGHPGHLTLLQAPGTLPPGQPPMQPGLQPGHLGLQPGLGHVHHGIPTSFAVQSLHAIPGHPGPPPPGAPPVSQTYLLPPSSISDDGRFTMSAINTAAGLMPPPPPPVAVPPPNGEVVPGGREHSKHLMPPPSSRPEKHRSSPSGGGKRNASNGDRGSEQDRKRRKAETGSDEEEGRSQSPSVHRDSPKPEAPGQVYQASSPAYSPTREQSPGPPQLPSPLPQHPHYQQFDPSQGLPPHMVHTLPAVSHGPPPFDQQVPPPPPHQHFMEPGAQPPPPPLQYQEIAHQFPPPGPHGPLVGHNQAELMVASVSQAPPSHSPYPPFSQTYSPSAPPSQYIVSHPAATPLGYTTPQFMPQHPGQAPRLHPHQGPPPPPPPVSSPHYHPVHAPPQAYWHT; this is encoded by the exons ATGGCCACCTTTGG CTACGTGCCAAGCCAATTTCAGCAGCAAGAAAAGAGCAGTCTTGAAGCAGCTGCTGAAGCAGCAGCCAAAGTTAATGCTATGCTAATTGCCAAAGGGAAGCTCAGACCCAACCAAGTGAATAATAGTCAGCAGAACCATAAAAAG GCCAGCTCAAACAACATGGTGGCAGCAGAAGTGGAGATAAATGATGCACCACTGGCTTTGCGAAACATGCTGACTCGTGGTCCCACTCAAGAAGAG ATTACAAAGTTCAGTGGAGCAGCTGTTTCAACCAGAGGTCGTTACATGACTCCAGTGGAGAAAGGGAAAAACACGGG tgaAAGGCCACTTTATTTATATGTTCAAGGTCCAACACAAGACTCAGTTAATG TTGCTGTGCagagaataaatgaaatattgacTGGTGGCAAGAATGGCAATGGTACAGGTGGTGGGTTGGTGCGTACACCGGGCCCTGGCCCACCTCATCCTCCAGGTCCACCACCAGGACCAGGGCTTCTGCCAGTCCCTGGCATTCCCATGCCACCTGTACATCAACCTCCTCCCATGCTTGCAGCACCCATCCAACCACCAGAACTGCAGCAG ATAACAGTGGTAGAGGAAAAGCTATATATTGGGCTTGAACATGCTCCACCCAGCTTCgatgtgaaaaacaaaatccttgGGCCTGGT GGAAGCTACCTAATGCACATACAAGCAGAGACAGGTGCCAAGGTGATGTTGCGAGGGAGGGCTTCAGGTGTCCCAGAGCTCAGCACGGGAAGAGAGTCCTATGAGCCAATGCATATCCATATTCA ACATCCCAGTATGCTGGGTCTACAGCAGGCCAAACAGCTTGCTGAAAACTTGATTCAGACT GTCCAACAAACGTACGCCACTTTTCAGCAGGCTTTGGCCGCGCTTCCGTCTCCAGCTGTTGTCCCTGGGCCCACTGCCTTTATTACTGGCATTCCTCAGCCCA CATCCATATCGGAGGCCGCACTGATGGGTCCTCCTCCAGGAATGGCAGGCCTAACTGGCTTGCCAGATTCCCAGCTTGTACAGTCTGCTTCAG GCTTACAGCCAACACAGACTGTTATTGTGCCAAGTTCTTCCATTTCGTCTGTCATCATGCCTGCCGGCACTATTGCATCCTTATCAGCAATAAATCCAG CTCTAGGTAACCATGGAGGTCAGCCAGGTGCACCTGGTGTGATGCTGCCAACCACACTGAGTCTCACCTCTGTTCCCATAGTCAGCACTATGCCcataacaacacagacacacatcctTCAAGCTCCTCATGGAG CACTTGATATAGGGCAACAACAGCTGATCATGAACCAGGTGCCAGCACCTCAGTCACTGGCCCAGATGAGCCTTGCTCCTCAGATGTCAGCCCCCACATCTCTTCCCGTGTCTATGGCTTCTCTTGTGTCAATGCCCAGCCAGCTTCCTCCTGCTGCCTCTTATCCAGGTCTCCAGGCAACCATGCATCTGATGTCCCAAGCAGCACCTTCATCTGTCCCACCTGGTCTTGGTCCCCCTTCACCTATGGCAGGACCACCACCTGGACCGGCACCACCATTCCAGACAATCTATAGTGCT GAACAGGTGGGCAGTGGGCCACCATACAACCCCATGTCAACATCACTGCTTATCTCCACATCCCCATCATCTGTCATCTACTCGGTAGCTGCCAGTTCCTCTTTGGTCACAAACACACCAACCAAAGATGTTGAGCCAATGAGACGTCGCTTTACTGAAGAGAAAGATGATAAGATTCCAGAAAACTTGCTTGGTTACCAG CATGGGCCTCCTCACCTTGTTAACCTGGTGTGCCCAAGTCCTCCACCACAAGGTCAGCCAGGAATGCCCCCTGGTCAACCTGGATTGCCCCCAGGGGCTCCCACATTATCTCAGGGACAATCAGGACTTCCCCCTCACCAGTCAGGTTTGCCTCCTGGGCATCCAGGCCATTTGACCCTGTTGCAAGCCCCAGGCACTCTACCTCCAGGACAACCTCCCATGCAGCCAGGGCTCCAGCCTGGCCACCTGGGGCTCCAGCCTGGTCTGGGCCATGTGCACCATGGCATTCCTACCTCATTTGCTGTGCAGTCTCTTCATGCTATTCCTGGTCATCCTGGCCCCCCACCACCTGGAGCTCCTCCTGTATCACAGACATATTTATTGCCTCCTTCTTCCATATCAGATGATGGTCG GTTTACCATGTCCGCAATCAACACTGCTGCTGGGTTGATGCCACCGCCACCTCCGCCTGTTGCAGTGCCACCACCTAACGGAGAAGTTGTACCAGGTGGGAGGGAGCACAGCAAGCATCTCATGCCACCACCCTCCTCACGACCTGAAAAGCACAGATCTTCACCTAGCG GTGGAGGTAAGCGAAATGCATCCAACGGAGACCGTGGCTCAGAACAGGATAGAAAACGAAGGAAAG CAGAGACTGGATCAGATGAAGAAGAGGGTAGAAGCCAGTCACCATCAGTCCATCGTGACTCTCCAAAGCCAGAGGCTCCAGGCCAGGTTTACCAAGCATCTTCTCCAGCATATAGCCCAACACGGGAACAGTCTCCTGGTCCCCCGCAACTGCCCTCCCCACTACCACAGCATCCCCACTACCAGCAGTTTGACCCTAGCCAAGGCTTGCCTCCACACATGGTGCACACTCTTCCTGCAGTCAGCCATGGGCCTCCCCCATTTGATCAGCAGGTGCCGCCGCCTCCTCCTCATCAGCACTTTATGGAACCTGGGGCACAACCCCCACCACCTCCATTGCAATATCAAGAAATTGCTCACCAATTCCCTCCCCCTGGGCCACATGGACCTTTGGTTGGACACAATCAGGCTGAGCTGATGGTGGCTTCTGTCAGCCAAGCCCCACCCAGTCATAGTCCCTACCCACCTTTCTCCCAGACCTACAGCCCGTCTGCACCTCCCAGTCAGTACATCGTAAGTCATCCGGCTGCTACGCCCTTGGGATACACCACCCCACAGTTCATGCCTCAGCACCCGGGACAGGCTCCGCGTTTGCATCCACACCAGGGcccccctccacctccaccacctgtGTCATCACCACACTATCACCCTGTGCATGCTCCACCTCAGGCCTACTGGCATACTTGA